The following are encoded together in the Bacillus sp. V2I10 genome:
- a CDS encoding ABC transporter ATP-binding protein, with protein MSKVFSLLKPYRLAMGVALTLMLIELGVELLHPLLMAKIIDEGILKNDLSVVIYWGSVMVGISIAAFAAGVTNSFYAAHVSQSFGYDVRKDLFEKVQSFSFANFSLFPTSSLITRMTNDVTQLQNTIFMSLRIMLRAPLLIVGGTIMALIVNFELALILLISIPLLIGFLLWMMKKGSGLFKAVQDRLDSVNGVMQENLTGMRIIKAFLRRNYEVSRFTKANEELRSGTVSALRLMEIAMPVLLLVMNISILAILWFGSINVGTGDAKVGEVVAIVNYALRISSVLSIFSFIIMAFSRAKASAARINEVLETEADLTDSLDAEETSVIEKGEIEFKSVTFTYPGTDTAVLNDLSFIVNAGEMIALLGATGSGKSSIFNLIPRLYDVTDGAIYIDSKNLLDMKLESLRGQIGFVPQESLLFTGSVRENIAWGKEGAALEEIKEAAINAQIHETIERLPNGYDTRVGQKGVNLSGGQKQRLSIARALVRKPKILLLDDSTSALDLTTEAKLLKALKKYDCTIFIITQKISTAMGASQILLLDEGEVLAQGSHHELMEESALYQRIYESQFGEEALQDVQRAK; from the coding sequence ATGTCGAAAGTATTTTCTTTGCTAAAGCCTTACCGTCTTGCGATGGGTGTGGCCCTGACCCTGATGTTGATCGAGCTTGGGGTAGAGCTGCTGCATCCGCTGTTAATGGCGAAAATAATTGATGAGGGCATTTTAAAAAATGATTTATCAGTTGTCATCTATTGGGGAAGCGTCATGGTTGGGATTTCAATTGCGGCTTTTGCTGCAGGTGTGACGAATTCCTTTTACGCGGCTCACGTCAGTCAGAGCTTTGGGTATGATGTACGCAAAGATTTGTTTGAGAAGGTCCAGTCCTTTTCTTTTGCGAATTTCAGCCTGTTTCCAACATCGTCTCTCATCACAAGGATGACGAATGACGTGACTCAGCTTCAGAATACGATTTTTATGAGCCTGCGGATTATGCTGCGTGCTCCCCTATTAATAGTAGGGGGTACGATCATGGCTTTAATCGTCAATTTTGAGCTGGCACTCATTCTCCTCATTTCTATTCCTCTTTTAATAGGTTTCTTATTGTGGATGATGAAAAAGGGAAGCGGTCTGTTCAAAGCCGTACAGGACCGGCTTGATTCCGTCAATGGCGTCATGCAGGAAAATCTGACAGGAATGCGCATTATCAAGGCCTTTTTGAGAAGAAACTATGAAGTCTCAAGGTTTACAAAAGCAAATGAAGAGTTAAGGAGCGGAACCGTTTCAGCACTCAGGCTGATGGAGATTGCCATGCCTGTTCTATTATTGGTTATGAATATCAGTATTCTTGCCATTCTCTGGTTTGGCAGCATTAATGTGGGCACAGGGGATGCGAAGGTTGGGGAAGTAGTGGCGATTGTCAACTATGCGCTGCGGATTTCCTCTGTTTTATCCATTTTTTCTTTTATCATCATGGCTTTTTCACGTGCAAAAGCATCAGCTGCCCGCATCAATGAAGTTTTGGAGACAGAAGCGGATTTGACTGATTCACTTGATGCAGAAGAAACAAGTGTGATTGAAAAAGGCGAAATTGAATTTAAATCCGTTACTTTTACTTATCCGGGAACGGACACCGCTGTGCTGAATGACCTTTCCTTTATTGTGAATGCGGGTGAGATGATTGCCCTTCTTGGAGCCACAGGCTCTGGGAAATCGTCGATTTTCAATCTGATTCCAAGGCTTTATGACGTGACGGACGGGGCGATTTACATTGATTCAAAGAATCTGCTTGATATGAAGCTTGAAAGTCTCCGGGGACAAATTGGGTTTGTCCCGCAGGAGTCCCTCTTGTTCACTGGATCGGTCAGAGAGAATATTGCATGGGGAAAAGAAGGGGCAGCACTTGAAGAAATCAAGGAAGCGGCAATAAATGCCCAGATTCATGAAACCATTGAAAGGCTTCCGAATGGCTACGATACAAGGGTGGGCCAAAAAGGAGTCAATCTTTCTGGAGGCCAAAAACAAAGACTTTCGATAGCGAGAGCACTAGTCCGCAAGCCTAAAATTCTTCTGCTTGATGACAGCACAAGCGCACTTGATTTAACTACGGAAGCAAAGCTTTTAAAAGCATTAAAAAAATATGACTGCACGATTTTTATCATTACACAAAAAATCAGCACGGCTATGGGGGCGAGCCAGATCCTCTTGCTTGATGAAGGAGAAGTTCTGGCTCAGGGTTCTCATCATGAATTAATGGAAGAATCGGCGCTGTATCAGCGGATCTATGAATCCCAGTTTGGAGAGGAGGCCCTGCAGGATGTTCAAAGAGCTAAGTAA
- a CDS encoding ABC transporter ATP-binding protein has product MFKELSKPFKYPKVKQEEPLQKKTVKPKNWFVTITRVWSYLSLNKGLLSLVLLMVVLSSFLALLGPYLIGRVIDDYIVTKESSGFVKLLIALVIIYLVQSISLLLQNIWMIGIAQNTVFTMRTQLFRHLHSLPISYFDKRQHGELMSRVTNDIENVSSTLNSSVIQIFSSILTLAGTIGVMLWLSPLLTLITLAIIPIMFFGMRWITNRTGKLFKAQQQNLGNLNGFIEETISGQRIVKTFSQEQKVITEFLEKSQRLKGAGFWAQTISGFIPKLMNVLNNLSFAVIAGVGGILALNGLVSIGVIVIFTEYSRQFTRPLNELANQFNTILSAVAGAERVFEILDEHEEMTDEKDASDLQAVKGEVIFDGVSFSYEEEQQTVQNLSFHASPGETVAIVGPTGAGKTTMINLLSRFYDPDDGKILIDGTESTKIRRSSLREHMAFVLQDPFLFTGTIMENIRYGRLDATDEEVMQAAKEANAHSFIKKTKNQYETVLTQDGSGISQGQKQLLSIARAILSSPVILVLDEATSSIDTITELKIQEALQRLMKGRTSFVIAHRLNTIQKADQILVLENGTLIEKGSHESLLREKGFYYGLYQSQLKDEVV; this is encoded by the coding sequence ATGTTCAAAGAGCTAAGTAAGCCATTCAAGTATCCGAAAGTAAAACAGGAAGAACCTCTTCAGAAAAAAACAGTAAAACCAAAAAACTGGTTTGTGACGATAACAAGGGTATGGTCGTATCTTTCTTTGAATAAAGGACTGCTTAGTCTGGTTCTTCTTATGGTAGTTCTTAGTTCCTTTTTGGCCCTTCTTGGTCCTTACCTGATTGGGAGAGTCATTGATGATTATATTGTCACCAAAGAAAGCAGCGGGTTTGTTAAGCTGCTGATTGCTTTAGTCATAATTTATCTTGTCCAATCCATTTCTCTGCTGCTGCAGAACATCTGGATGATCGGAATTGCCCAAAATACTGTATTCACCATGAGAACTCAGCTTTTCCGCCATCTGCACAGCCTGCCGATTTCATACTTTGATAAACGGCAGCACGGGGAATTGATGAGCAGAGTAACGAATGATATTGAAAACGTCAGTTCGACCTTGAACAGCTCTGTTATTCAAATTTTCTCAAGTATCCTGACACTTGCAGGAACCATTGGTGTCATGCTCTGGCTGAGTCCGCTGCTTACATTAATAACTCTTGCCATTATCCCGATTATGTTCTTTGGGATGAGGTGGATCACGAACAGAACAGGAAAGTTATTCAAAGCACAGCAGCAGAACTTGGGAAATCTTAATGGCTTTATTGAAGAAACCATTTCAGGCCAGCGCATCGTTAAGACGTTTTCACAGGAGCAAAAAGTGATAACGGAGTTCCTGGAAAAGAGTCAGCGGCTTAAAGGAGCAGGGTTTTGGGCTCAGACCATATCGGGCTTTATTCCGAAGCTGATGAACGTCCTGAACAATTTAAGCTTTGCCGTGATTGCCGGGGTGGGCGGCATCCTCGCTCTTAATGGTTTGGTTTCAATCGGGGTAATCGTGATTTTCACTGAATACTCCAGACAGTTCACACGTCCTCTAAATGAACTTGCGAATCAGTTCAATACGATTCTATCTGCTGTAGCAGGTGCTGAGAGAGTGTTTGAAATTCTGGATGAACACGAGGAAATGACAGATGAGAAAGATGCTTCAGACCTTCAAGCAGTAAAGGGAGAAGTTATATTTGACGGGGTCTCATTCTCTTATGAGGAAGAACAGCAGACGGTTCAAAACCTGAGTTTTCATGCATCTCCCGGTGAAACGGTAGCCATCGTCGGTCCTACCGGTGCAGGAAAAACAACGATGATCAACCTGTTATCCCGGTTTTACGATCCTGATGATGGAAAGATTCTGATTGATGGGACGGAAAGCACAAAAATCAGGCGAAGCAGCCTGAGAGAGCACATGGCATTTGTCCTCCAGGATCCCTTCTTATTCACTGGGACAATCATGGAAAACATTCGGTACGGCCGTTTGGATGCAACGGATGAAGAAGTGATGCAAGCTGCAAAAGAAGCAAATGCCCATTCTTTTATCAAGAAAACAAAAAATCAGTATGAAACGGTTCTCACACAGGACGGAAGCGGGATCAGCCAGGGTCAAAAACAGCTGCTGTCCATCGCAAGAGCGATCCTCTCTAGTCCGGTTATTCTAGTTCTTGATGAAGCGACAAGCAGCATTGATACCATTACAGAGCTGAAAATCCAGGAAGCCCTTCAAAGATTGATGAAAGGCAGAACAAGCTTTGTGATTGCACACAGGCTGAATACCATTCAAAAAGCTGACCAAATCCTTGTGCTCGAGAATGGAACACTGATTGAAAAAGGAAGTCACGAGTCGCTTCTTCGTGAAAAAGGATTTTACTATGGTCTATATCAAAGTCAGCTGAAAGACGAGGTTGTTTGA
- a CDS encoding sodium:alanine symporter family protein, with protein MEAFVNSLNSVLWSTPVIYICLAVGLLFSILTRFMQVRHIKDMVRLMFQGKSSEAGVSSFQALSIALSGRVGTGNIAGVATAIGFGGPGAVFWMWAIAFIGASSAYIESTLAQIYKVKQDGQYRGGPAYYIEKGTGWKWYGIIFAFAALLAMSMLMPGVQANSIALGLDNAFGLSPVITGLGLIIVLALIIFGGVKRIASVAQVVVPFMALGYILVSLVIIAFNITELPAVISLILKSAFALDSAFGGIVGMAIAWGVKRGIYSNEAGQGTGPHPAAAAEVSHPAKQGLVQAFSVYIDTLFVCSATAFMILFTGMYNTQAPDGTFIANKLGAEVEPGPVFTQAAVESVIPIPGFGSGFVAISLLFFAFTTIMAYYYIAETNIAYLTRGKSNKIPMFLVKVVLLGATFYGSVKTASLAWALGDVGLGIMVWLNLIAILILAKPALIALKDYEAQKKQGLDPVFDPVKLGIKNADFWEHEYKYEAPDTDSVLEKKDRTLNS; from the coding sequence TTGGAGGCGTTTGTTAATAGCTTAAACAGTGTTCTCTGGAGCACACCCGTTATTTACATTTGTTTGGCTGTAGGTTTGCTTTTCTCCATCTTGACCCGATTTATGCAAGTGCGTCATATCAAAGATATGGTGCGTCTGATGTTTCAGGGGAAAAGCTCTGAAGCAGGAGTTTCTTCTTTTCAGGCATTATCCATTGCGTTATCAGGACGTGTAGGTACTGGAAATATCGCTGGTGTTGCGACTGCGATCGGCTTTGGCGGACCGGGAGCAGTATTTTGGATGTGGGCAATTGCCTTCATTGGAGCATCAAGTGCTTATATTGAATCAACACTGGCTCAGATTTATAAAGTAAAACAGGACGGACAATACCGCGGGGGTCCGGCTTACTATATTGAAAAAGGAACAGGCTGGAAATGGTACGGCATTATTTTTGCATTTGCTGCATTACTTGCGATGAGCATGCTTATGCCTGGTGTTCAGGCTAACTCCATTGCGCTTGGCCTTGATAATGCATTTGGATTAAGCCCTGTTATTACTGGTTTAGGACTTATTATTGTTTTAGCACTTATTATTTTTGGCGGTGTTAAGAGAATTGCGAGTGTAGCTCAGGTAGTTGTGCCATTCATGGCGCTTGGCTACATCCTGGTTTCTCTTGTTATTATTGCTTTTAATATTACGGAGCTTCCTGCAGTTATTTCGCTTATTTTAAAAAGTGCATTTGCATTAGATTCTGCATTTGGCGGAATCGTTGGTATGGCTATTGCTTGGGGAGTTAAGCGCGGCATCTACTCAAATGAAGCTGGTCAGGGTACAGGACCTCACCCGGCTGCTGCAGCAGAAGTTTCGCATCCTGCTAAGCAAGGCTTAGTACAAGCTTTCTCTGTTTATATTGATACTCTTTTCGTATGTTCTGCTACTGCATTTATGATCTTATTCACCGGCATGTACAATACACAGGCCCCGGATGGAACGTTCATTGCGAACAAACTTGGAGCTGAGGTTGAGCCTGGCCCTGTCTTTACACAGGCTGCAGTAGAATCGGTTATTCCTATTCCGGGATTTGGTTCAGGATTCGTTGCAATTTCACTGCTTTTCTTCGCTTTTACAACAATCATGGCGTATTACTATATCGCTGAAACAAACATTGCTTACTTAACGAGGGGGAAAAGCAATAAAATCCCGATGTTCCTCGTAAAAGTCGTTCTTCTTGGAGCAACCTTCTATGGATCTGTTAAAACAGCATCATTGGCATGGGCTCTTGGGGACGTTGGACTTGGCATCATGGTTTGGCTGAACTTAATCGCCATCCTGATCTTGGCCAAACCGGCGCTGATTGCTCTAAAAGATTACGAAGCTCAAAAGAAGCAAGGTCTTGATCCAGTATTTGATCCAGTAAAGCTTGGCATTAAAAATGCAGATTTCTGGGAGCATGAATACAAGTATGAAGCCCCAGACACAGATTCTGTGCTGGAAAAAAAAGACCGGACTTTGAATTCTTAA
- a CDS encoding glycerophosphodiester phosphodiesterase yields MSKPVEIYAHRGCSGEFPENTMAAFEAACKIGADGIELDVQMTKDGEVVVIHDEQIDRTTNGIGFVKDFKYKQLKLFDAGSWFHPKYSRQTIPSLQDVLDLIKTSGPEMKVNIELKNDVLLYEGMEENVLQCVQRSGMMDSVILSSFNFKSMGRIRELDNDIQTALLFEGIPSNIMEEARKVRANGFHSEASFALSAAGKRTIDAGYPLRVFTINQTDKLEAFRKSGVSAIITDYPGLFLENESVPF; encoded by the coding sequence TTGAGCAAGCCAGTTGAAATATACGCACACCGGGGATGCAGCGGCGAGTTTCCTGAGAACACGATGGCCGCATTTGAAGCGGCCTGTAAGATCGGGGCGGATGGCATTGAGCTTGATGTGCAGATGACAAAGGATGGAGAAGTTGTTGTTATTCATGATGAACAAATTGACCGGACAACGAATGGGATTGGATTTGTAAAAGATTTCAAATACAAACAATTAAAGCTGTTTGATGCCGGAAGCTGGTTTCACCCTAAGTATTCGCGGCAAACCATTCCCTCTTTACAGGATGTCCTGGACTTAATCAAAACGAGCGGTCCTGAAATGAAAGTAAATATTGAACTGAAAAATGACGTCCTGCTCTATGAGGGGATGGAAGAAAACGTGCTCCAGTGTGTACAGCGATCAGGAATGATGGACTCCGTCATTCTCTCATCCTTTAATTTTAAAAGCATGGGGAGAATTCGAGAGCTGGACAATGACATTCAAACGGCCCTTTTATTTGAAGGAATCCCATCAAACATTATGGAGGAGGCCCGGAAGGTTCGGGCAAATGGCTTCCATTCAGAAGCTTCATTTGCACTCTCAGCTGCTGGAAAAAGAACCATTGATGCAGGGTATCCACTAAGAGTTTTTACTATTAACCAGACAGATAAGCTTGAAGCGTTCCGGAAATCAGGAGTTTCAGCCATTATTACGGACTATCCAGGTCTTTTCCTGGAGAATGAGAGTGTGCCTTTTTAG
- a CDS encoding type 1 glutamine amidotransferase domain-containing protein, with the protein MRLSNKKVIALVSADFEDLELWYPVLRLQEEGAAVHLVGEKAGETYIGKYGVPATADYAFGDIRSEDYDAILVPGGWAPDKLRRYPEVLQMVKDMHEKEKPIGQICHAGWVLISARILEGRNVTSTPGIKDDMENAGAKWHDEAVVVDGHIVSSRRPPDLPPYVKAFADVLAEK; encoded by the coding sequence ATGCGTTTATCAAATAAAAAAGTTATTGCGCTGGTCAGTGCTGATTTTGAAGATCTTGAATTATGGTACCCTGTGCTTCGTTTACAGGAAGAAGGGGCAGCAGTCCACTTAGTAGGTGAAAAAGCAGGCGAAACCTATATCGGAAAGTATGGCGTTCCAGCCACAGCGGATTATGCGTTTGGGGATATACGCTCTGAAGATTATGACGCCATTTTGGTCCCTGGAGGCTGGGCGCCTGATAAATTAAGACGATATCCAGAAGTTCTTCAAATGGTGAAGGACATGCATGAGAAAGAAAAGCCGATCGGACAAATCTGTCATGCAGGATGGGTGCTGATTTCAGCCAGAATATTAGAAGGCAGAAATGTAACAAGCACACCTGGCATTAAAGATGATATGGAGAATGCAGGGGCCAAATGGCATGATGAAGCAGTTGTTGTTGACGGACATATCGTTTCGAGCAGAAGACCGCCCGACTTGCCGCCTTATGTAAAAGCTTTTGCAGATGTTTTAGCTGAAAAATGA